The Thermosynechococcus sp. CL-1 genomic interval CAAAGCCATGCAGGATCACATAAAAACAGGGAATGAGAAAGAGGGTGAGCAGTGTTGCCACAGCCAACCCAGAAAACACAACAATGCCAAGGGGCTGCAAAAATTCTGAGCCTTCGCCTAGCCCCAATGCCAAGGGGAACATTCCCACCACCGTTGTAATTGTGGTCATCATAATTGGGCGCAGACGGGCAGGGGCAGCTTTGCGAATGGCTTGGCTATGGCTACAGCCTTCCTGTCGGTAAATCTCATTCGCTAACTCCACCATGATGATGGCATTGTTGACGACAATCCCCACAAGCAAAATGGCACCGACAATGACCGTGGCGCCAATGGCCGTCCGTGTCAGGTACAAGCCCCAAATTCCACCGGCCAAGGCCAAGGGAATGGTAAACATAATCACTAGGGGGTCAAGCAACGAGTTGTACTGTACCGCCATGACCACAAACACGAGAAAGGCCGCCAAACCGCCTAAGACCACTAAGGCCTGTTGCAATTGCTGATTGGCTTGAGCCGCCGTACTTGGCATCAGGGACACGCCCGGCGGAAACTCCAGATCGTTGAGAATGTCATTCACTTGGGCAAGGGCAGCACTGAGACTGGCACCTTCAACAAGATTGCCCGCTAGCATAAAGACCTGCTGCTGGTTAATGCGGCGGATTTCACCGGGGGCTTGACTGGGTTCGATGCGAGCGACATCCCCAAGGCGGAGGGGACGGTTATTGGCGGTAAAAAGGGGAATCGTTGTCAGGTCAGTAGGCGTTTGAATGCTTTCACTGTCTAGTTGGACACGAATATCCACTAGGCGATCGCCCCGTTGCAGGCGAGTGGGCACAAACCCCTCCAAAGCTGTTTGAATTGTCTGGCCAAGGTTGAGGGTATTCAGCCCCAGTTCGCTTACCCGCTCCCAATCTGGCAAAATTTGAATCTCTGGCTGGCGAGGATCCGCATCGGGGCGAAAGCGCACCAATGTGGCTTTTTCATCAAGGACTTGCAGCACTTGGCGACCAAAGCGGTTGAGGGTCTGCTCATCACTGCCCCGTAACATCACATCCACATCGGCACCGCGCACCGGCGAGTTGGTAAGAATAATGCCGCGCACTTGGCCAGGACTCAAGCGCAGCCGCACCCCTACAAGGTTGAGTTGATCAAGGGCTTTCGTCGCTTCCGTAATATAGCGATCCACGCTAACACCACGCCGCAGAACAATGGTGCTATTAGCTCGCAGGGGATTGGCAATGGTATTCGTGCCAAAGAGGGCACCGCCAGTTGTGGTAAAGACCGCCTCCGTGCCCGGTTGAGCCATCAGCACCTGATCCACTGCCTCCATGACACGGCGACTGGTAGGCAGGGGGGTTCCCGGTGGAAAAATGGCCATGAGGTTAACTTGACCCGTATTAATGCGCGGCAGCAGTTCTTGGGGAATTTGCTGAGCCAAAAGCCAACTTCCTCCCCCTAGAAGGGCGATCGCCAGCCCCACCACCAGCCAGCGTGCCCGTAGCACTTGCCCCAAGGCCCATTCATAGCGTGCGGTCAACCAGAGAAATTTTTCATTAAAAAGGCGAATAAACGCGACCTGCCGTAGGCGATTTTGCACCGGCACCCCCAAAAGGCGGGAGGCCAAGGCCGGCACGACCGTGAGTGCCACCAGCAGCGATGCGGCAACCGCAAAACTAATGGTTAGAATCAACTCATTAAAGAGCAGTGCAATCAAGCCCCCCAGCAACAAAAAGGGCAAAATAGCGACCAAGTTAGTGAGGGTAGAGGCCAAAAGCGCTGATTCGATGCCTTGGCTACGCCGTTTTATCTCCTCAAGGTACTGTTCTTGGCTCATGTGGTGGGGGTCAATATCCGCCAAGGTTTCTAACATCACAATGGCGTTATCCACAACGATGCCAACCCCAAGGGCGAGTCCACCCAAGCTAAACACATTGAGGGAGAAGTTAAATAGCCCCATCAGCAACATCGCGGCCATTGTTGACAGAGGAATGGCCAGCAAAATAATCAGGGTTTGCCGCACCGAGCCAAGGAACAGCAGCACCGCGATCGCTGCCAACAGCGTTCCCGTTAGACCGGCGGTGACCACATTGTTCAGGGAATTGCGGATATAAACCGACTCATCAAGGACAGGAATGATCTGCGCATCGCGGGGCACGAGATTGGCTGCCTGTAGCTCGGCTAAACGCCGCTTGATACCATCGGCCACTTCCACCGTATTGGCTTCCGGCTGCTTGAGAATACTGACTTTAACGGCGGGCTGACCATTGAGCGTTACAAATACCCGTTGTTCAGCACTACCATCCACCACTTGCGCCACATCCCGCAGATAGACCCGCTGACCATTGGCGCCTGTCAGCACCACATCCTCAATTTCACTGGTATTACGAAACCGTCCCACTGTGCGGGTTAGGGGTTCTGCCATCTGGCCGCGAATGCGCCCCCCAGAGACATCTTGGTTGCGATCGCTGAGCGCCGTTAAAATTTGGTTCAATCCTACGCCCGTGGCCTGCAATCGGTTCAAATCCACAAGAATTCGTATTTCTTCGGTGGTGCCCCCAGAGACGTCCACCCCTGCCACACCGGGGACAATACTCAGTTCGCGATCCAAGTCCTCATCGGCAAAGACCCTTAACTCGCGGCCACTAAGGGTTTCTGAGGTCAGTGCAAACTCATAGACCGGCAATTGCGACGGATCAAACTTAAAGAGGCGCGGCGACTCAATAATATCGGGCAAGGTACTGCGGGCACGATTAAAAGCAGCAGTGGTCTCATTTAAGGCCTGATCAACATCGCCACCGGGTTCAAAAAATAAATCAATACTGACTTGACCTTCACGGGTTTGGGAATAGACCTGTACCACTCCCTCTGTGCGACTCAGGGCTTCCTCAAGGGGCTTGGTCACCTCCTCAACAGCAACACTAGGCACCACCCCCGGAATATCCAGCCGTACCCCAATGCGCGGGTACGTAATCGCCGGCAACAAATCCACTTGCAGCCGCATGAGAATAAAGACCGCCAACACAATGACAGTCAGGGTCAGCATCAGGGTGCCGATGTGGCGGGTCACCGCCAAGCCGCTAAAACTAAACCGTGGGGAGGTCATATCAGTTCAACTGGTGTAAACGTGATCCCTTAGACACCGCTACTCTAACAAATCGTTTCTGAGCTTTCATATCCACACCCAGCGATCGCGCCCCCCATGTTTCGCCTTATACAAGGCCTGATCCGCACGAGGAATCGAGTCACTGATCACCTGTTCCCCCGGTCGAAAAAGCGTGCCACCCAAACTAATGGTTGCAGCCAAAAACTGCTGATCTCCTAGTTCAATTGGTTTGCTTCTCACCACAGCGCAAAGTTTCTCCGCCACCGATTTGGCGTGGTCCTCGTTTAAGGCAAAAAACAAAAGGACGAATTCTTCGCCGCCCCAGCGCACCAAAATACCGTCTTTGCAAGCCTCTAACACCTGCTTGGCTCTTGCTGCCAATGTGCGCAGGACAACATCCCCTTGATCGTGACCATAGGTATCATTGATGCGCTTAAAGTAATCAATGTCGAAAATCATGACCGCTAGGCTCGTCTGTCCGCTTGCCGCTTGGGTTTCGTAGGCTTCTACACGACTCAACAAAAACCGGCGGTTGTAGGCGCCAGTGAGGGGATCCAACCACGCCAAGGCCAAAAGTGCTTGCTCCCGCTGGCGCATATCGGTGATGTCCGAAAAAATCCACACGCGCCCTAGCCTGCCATCCCCTTGGACGGGGTGGGTATCAATGAGCACTGTTTTCTCACCAAGCTGACATTCCCCCTTGGCACTAAAGTTAGCATTGGTACCCAAATCCGCAAAAATGCGCTCTAGCTCCTCACGGTTATCGCAACGTTGCCGTGCCTGTTTCATGTGCTGCGCCACAAGGGAAATGGGATGGTTGCCCGGCGGTAGTTGCAGCCAGTCACTGGCATAGGCGTTCACCATTGCCGTAGTGCCATCCCCTTTGATGAGTACCAAGCCTAGGGGAACAGTGTTAAAAATATCTTGAAATTGTACTTCAAAAAGAAAATTTTGCTGATTCCGGTAGTGATCCGCCAATAGTTGCCGATAGAGGGCGGCGATGTATTCCTTTTGTTGGGTCACTCGCCCCAAAAGGTTGGCCTGCGGATTAATCAATAACAATCCTTGACGCCATTGTGCGGGCTCACCACAGGGCAGGTAGACCAGTTGTTCAATGCGGTCTAGATAGCACAAAAAAATTGAGGGCAGTTTTTTCTGTAATAAAGGCGTCAAATCCACAGCAGCAGCCGGCAGGACGTCTCGCCACGGACACCGCAGCTCGATTGGCGGAAAGGGGGTTGCGCTGCTTGTGGTGATGATTTGGGCGCGATCGCCCGCCTCATTCACTGTTAGGGCAAGCACCAGATCCACCTGAAACCAACTGGCAATTAAGTGGCAAAAAGCAGTAATGCCATCGGGGGTGGGCAAAAGCTGGTGGGAGGAGTGTTGCTGCAACTTTTTAAGCATGCCCTAGTTGGCGTATATGACATATTTTCTGAGGAGTGGACCAACAACCTCAGGATGGGTCATGTGGGGCAGATGACCTTGGGCGTCAATCCAGTCAAGGGTACTTTGGGGTAGGGCTGCCTGCAGCCACAGGGCCACCCCTTGGGGCACAACAAAGTCGTCGCGGTTAAAAATCAGATGAACCGGTTGCTTGACCTTGCTGATAAAGGAGCGGGTATCTGCTTCAAAGATCATTTGTAGGGTACGCAGGGCAATATCGGGCTGCAAGCGAAAGAGGGTTTGCGAAAAATTAGCCAAGCGGTGCTCGTCGGTCACACCAAACATCAGGGGAGCAAATCCCGCTGCCCAAGCTTGGTAGTTGGTGACCATTGCCTCATAAATCGACTGTAGGTCTTCCGGCAGGAGGGTGCCGGGATAATTCTCCTCTTTCAGGTAATAAGGGGAGGGGCCAATCCAGATGTGTCGCCGAAACAAGTCAGGTCTGGCGATCGCGGCAATTGCGCCAATCATGCAACTGACGGAATGACCAACATATATGCAGGATTGGACACCAAGGCTATCTAGTAATTCAATGAGATCGTCAGCATAACCATACAAATGACTGTGTCTTTGCAGGTCGTAGCGGCGCAACGTGTCTTCATCGGAGCCACAGCCTGCAAGATCATAGCGAATATAGGTGAAGTCCTCAGGCAAGAAAGGCATTAGGTAATCCCAAGCGCTTTTATCGGTACCAAAACCGTGTCCTAGAACAACAGGAACTGTCCCCCACTGGTCAATTTGGACGTATGGCTTGAGAGACTCGGAAACACAAGCAACTTGGTGTGTCATTGGTATAGAAGTTTCGCACTAATAAGCCAATTAGTTAAAATTTTTTAATTTTTAGGGGATGAATTCAGTTAGAAACCTTAAGGGCAATGCTACAAAAAGCATAGCATCTACGAGGAATCGTCCTAGGTGATCTAGCAACCCCCTTTTTCCTTGAGAAAGCAATCTTTAACAATTCCCTATTGACTAGAAAACTGTTGCCGCAGCCGTCGCAGCGCAGCCCCTGTGCCTTGGGTTGCCGCCTCTTCGAGGACAGCACTCATCAACGCTACTAAGTTAATGTCTGGAAAATAGCGGCTTTTGGATCGAGGGACATAGGTCTGGCCATCGAGAGCATAAATGCTCAAGCCCGTTGACGTAAAGAGCCACACTTCAGGAACGCGATAAAGAAGGTAGTCCTCAGCCACTGTATAGGTGGTGACATCAATCTCAATCACCAAATCGGGTGGCGGATCGGTTTGCCAATCAATACGGTCTTTGCCGACGGCTGCCGTCCAATTGTCAATATAGAAGCAATAGTCAGGCTCAATGCCATCCATCTCAGGAATCTCCATGGTGATCGGCGTAAAGGCTTCGTAATTGCGCTCCTCACTATCCAGCAAAATTTTGACAACATCGGCAACGATATTCGCTTCGCGGCCATGACGGGGTAAGGGACTCATGAGCAAAATTTCCCCCCGACGAAACTTGATGCGGGGAATCGAACCATCGCCACGGCTGTTGCGGAGGCAACAGTAATCTTGCCACGTACCCGGCATGCGTAGGACACTGCCGGGGGGAAGAATAATTTTGGCTGGAGAAACAACCGCATACATGGCAAGGTATATCCACAACAGGTCTAGTTCCACTGTGCCACAGCATCAAGGTTGACGCGCTTTGCGGTTGCGGATCGCGCGGACGGTGTTCCCCTTGCACTAGCCTAGAAAAGGCAGAGATTCAGAAGAGACAAAGATGCAAGACGGGCGTGTGATTGCCGATTCAATTTCGCCAGCAGGGGTGCGCTTGGTGACGCTGCAACTAACGTATCCGCGTTTTATCCATAGTGAACTTCTCACCCATCGCGTGTTTTCCCGTAATTCCGCCAGTTCGCGGGCAGTACCGGTCACAAAAATGATGGCGCAGGTGGAAGAGGATCCCGTGATTCCCTACCATTGGGGACAAAACCAGCGGGGCATGCAGGCGCGCCAAGAGAGTGAACACAAGGAGGCAGCAAAGGAAATTTGGTTGAAAACCCGCCTCGCGGTTCTTGAGGGGGCACGCCAACTCCATGAACTAGGCATTCACAAGCAGGTGGTGAACCGCATGCTGGAGCCGTGGATGTGGATGCAAACGGTGGTGAGTAGCACGGAGTGGGAAAACTTTTTGCGCCTGCGCAACCACCCCGATGCCCAGCCCGAAATGCAAGCCTTGGCTAAGCTGATTCAGCATTTGCTGGAAACCCATGAACCGACACCCGTGGCGGTGGGGGATTGGCACCTTCCCTATATCGATCCCAGTGAGCGCGAGCAATATAGCCTTGAGGAGTGTAAGTATATGTCTGTGGCACGTTGTGCGCGGGTGTCCTACTATCTGCGGGATGGCCAACGCAGTGACCCCGCCTCTGATCTGGCGCTTTATCAACGCTTGGCGGGGGCAGAACCGAAGCACCTGTCTCCCCTAGAACACGTGGCAGAATGCATGGGCGATCGCCAGCCCTATGCCAATTTTGTGGGTTGGCGGCAGTTGCGTTACTTTGAGGAGAGAAAATCAGCACATGCCCCCCAATGATCCACGATACACTGAGTAGCAGAACACACCATTGTCTGAGTTGACAAGAGCGAGGAGCGCAGCCATGGACGTTGCTATTAACGTGAAACCCATTCTACTGGCTATTACGCCGGTGTTTATTGTGCTGTGTTTGGTCTTTGGCACCCGCAATGGCTTCTACGACACCGATAACTACCACGGCAACGGTTCTGCTCACTAAAGCTAACCAAGGAGGGTGACTGTTCGTCATTCATGATCGAGTGCCTCAACTATGGGGTGGGTCACGCAGATGAGGGGGTGTGCATTGGCTTAGGAATTGGCACCTATCGGATTTTGCTGGACTGTGGTGTGCCGTCCCTTGATGTTTTGCCCCTTGATGAAATTGAACAGCATCCCTTTGACTTGGTCCTCTGTAGCCATGCCCACGCGGATCATGCCCAGAGTCTGTTGGCACTCCATCGCCGTTTTCCCCATATTCCCATCTATGCCAGTGAGGTCACGACCCAGCTTTTGCCCCTCAATTGGCCGGATGAAACGGTTCCCCCTTTCTGTCGTGCTTTGCCTTGGCGATCGCCCGTTGAGTTTGGGGATGGCCTGACCGCCGAACTCTTTCCTGCAGGGCATTTACCGGGGGCTGCTGTTTTTGCCCTCACATACCAAGACCCAAACCCAGAGCAACCGCCCCTGAGCGTGGTCTATACTGGGGATTTTTTCCTCTCCCATACTCGCTTTACGGAAGGACTACCCCTTGCGGATCTGCGAGGATTGCAGCCGGATGTGCTGATCATTGAGGCCAGCTTGGGCACCGCGCGTCATCCCCACCGCCGTCAACAGGAAAACCAACTGGCAGAACGCATCCGCACGGCGGTTGATCAAGGCTACAATATCCTACTGCCGCTGCCGCCCCTCGGTACCGCTCAAGAAATTCTCATCCTACTGCGCAGTCATCATCTTTTTACGGGACAGCCGATTCAAATTTGGGTCACGCCAGCGATCGCTCGCGGCTGTGATGCCTACCTCACGGTGTTGCCCCATTTACCCACGGCCATTCAAAATTTTGCCCAACACCAGTCCCTCTTTTGGGATCAGCGGGTCAAACCCCAAGTGCAGCCCTTAAGCGATTTGGCGCAAATTCGAGGCGACGCCCCCACCATTGTCCTTGTGGACGAGGATCAAGACCTGCGTCCCTACGTGGCTCAGGGGAAACGGCCTTGGCTCGTGCTCTACCCGCGTCTGCGCTATGGTCAGCCCTTTCGGGGCGGTGATCCTACCTTAGCCAGCTTGCCCAATGTGGAGGTGGATACGTTTTTACTTTCCCTCCATGCCGATGGCCCTGCAACGACGCAACTGATTCACAATATTCGCCCGCAGCATGTGGTGCTTATCCACGGCGACCCCAACTACCTTGCTGATTTAGCCAGCTTGAATGAATTGAGCAACCGCTACCATCTGCACACCCCCACCAGTGGTTCAACGATTCAATTTCCCATTGGTCAATTGACACTTTCGACGCCGAGTTCGTTGGTGCAACTGGCCTATGAGGGGGAGGTGAGTGAGTGGAACGATGAAGCAATGATTCGCCTACCCGCTTCTATTACCACGGATCCGCGCTGGCGACGGTTGGCGGATACGGGCTTTGTCCTTGCCTCATGGCAGGGGGAGCAGTTGCTGATTCGCGGTATGACCCCCAAGGAAGTGCTGGGTGGGACATCGGCTTCGATCGCCCCCGATCAGGAGAGCTGTTTTAATTGCCAGTTTTATCGCGGTCAGCGCTGCTGGAATGAGGCTTCTGCACTGTACAACTTCAAAGTGGCACCGGAGGGCTACTGTCCAGCCTTTGAGCGGGCAGAAACACAGCCGGAACCCGAAAGCTAGGCCCCTTGGAGCTGCCGCCGCAGGGTCACCGTCGGACTCTCAGCGCCTGTTTTGGGGTCAATAGCGATCGCCATCAGGGCAATGGAACGCACACTTGCGGGCACGTCAATGTGAAGCACGGTTTGCCAGTAATCCCCATAGCGATAAAAATCAAACTCCACGAGCCAGCGGGGGCCAGCAATTAACTCTCCTGTTTCGCCATTGGTGATCCACACCTTGACAGAGCAGCCCCGTTGTGTTGCTGGCAAATTCACCTTGAGGTGCAGCGGCGATACCAGTGGCTCTGGTGACAGCAGGAGCTGGGGGGGGGTCAATAGATAGGCGCTCTTAGGATTCCTAGATACTGGGGGAGTAGCTTCAACAGGAGGTGCCAACTCGGCTAACTGTTGCAATCGCAACCAAAAT includes:
- a CDS encoding efflux RND transporter permease subunit, producing the protein MTSPRFSFSGLAVTRHIGTLMLTLTVIVLAVFILMRLQVDLLPAITYPRIGVRLDIPGVVPSVAVEEVTKPLEEALSRTEGVVQVYSQTREGQVSIDLFFEPGGDVDQALNETTAAFNRARSTLPDIIESPRLFKFDPSQLPVYEFALTSETLSGRELRVFADEDLDRELSIVPGVAGVDVSGGTTEEIRILVDLNRLQATGVGLNQILTALSDRNQDVSGGRIRGQMAEPLTRTVGRFRNTSEIEDVVLTGANGQRVYLRDVAQVVDGSAEQRVFVTLNGQPAVKVSILKQPEANTVEVADGIKRRLAELQAANLVPRDAQIIPVLDESVYIRNSLNNVVTAGLTGTLLAAIAVLLFLGSVRQTLIILLAIPLSTMAAMLLMGLFNFSLNVFSLGGLALGVGIVVDNAIVMLETLADIDPHHMSQEQYLEEIKRRSQGIESALLASTLTNLVAILPFLLLGGLIALLFNELILTISFAVAASLLVALTVVPALASRLLGVPVQNRLRQVAFIRLFNEKFLWLTARYEWALGQVLRARWLVVGLAIALLGGGSWLLAQQIPQELLPRINTGQVNLMAIFPPGTPLPTSRRVMEAVDQVLMAQPGTEAVFTTTGGALFGTNTIANPLRANSTIVLRRGVSVDRYITEATKALDQLNLVGVRLRLSPGQVRGIILTNSPVRGADVDVMLRGSDEQTLNRFGRQVLQVLDEKATLVRFRPDADPRQPEIQILPDWERVSELGLNTLNLGQTIQTALEGFVPTRLQRGDRLVDIRVQLDSESIQTPTDLTTIPLFTANNRPLRLGDVARIEPSQAPGEIRRINQQQVFMLAGNLVEGASLSAALAQVNDILNDLEFPPGVSLMPSTAAQANQQLQQALVVLGGLAAFLVFVVMAVQYNSLLDPLVIMFTIPLALAGGIWGLYLTRTAIGATVIVGAILLVGIVVNNAIIMVELANEIYRQEGCSHSQAIRKAAPARLRPIMMTTITTVVGMFPLALGLGEGSEFLQPLGIVVFSGLAVATLLTLFLIPCFYVILHGFERTAHRGLPDSLPAPAHPSPEELQER
- a CDS encoding alpha/beta fold hydrolase; translation: MPFLPEDFTYIRYDLAGCGSDEDTLRRYDLQRHSHLYGYADDLIELLDSLGVQSCIYVGHSVSCMIGAIAAIARPDLFRRHIWIGPSPYYLKEENYPGTLLPEDLQSIYEAMVTNYQAWAAGFAPLMFGVTDEHRLANFSQTLFRLQPDIALRTLQMIFEADTRSFISKVKQPVHLIFNRDDFVVPQGVALWLQAALPQSTLDWIDAQGHLPHMTHPEVVGPLLRKYVIYAN
- a CDS encoding MBL fold metallo-hydrolase, which produces MIECLNYGVGHADEGVCIGLGIGTYRILLDCGVPSLDVLPLDEIEQHPFDLVLCSHAHADHAQSLLALHRRFPHIPIYASEVTTQLLPLNWPDETVPPFCRALPWRSPVEFGDGLTAELFPAGHLPGAAVFALTYQDPNPEQPPLSVVYTGDFFLSHTRFTEGLPLADLRGLQPDVLIIEASLGTARHPHRRQQENQLAERIRTAVDQGYNILLPLPPLGTAQEILILLRSHHLFTGQPIQIWVTPAIARGCDAYLTVLPHLPTAIQNFAQHQSLFWDQRVKPQVQPLSDLAQIRGDAPTIVLVDEDQDLRPYVAQGKRPWLVLYPRLRYGQPFRGGDPTLASLPNVEVDTFLLSLHADGPATTQLIHNIRPQHVVLIHGDPNYLADLASLNELSNRYHLHTPTSGSTIQFPIGQLTLSTPSSLVQLAYEGEVSEWNDEAMIRLPASITTDPRWRRLADTGFVLASWQGEQLLIRGMTPKEVLGGTSASIAPDQESCFNCQFYRGQRCWNEASALYNFKVAPEGYCPAFERAETQPEPES
- a CDS encoding FAD-dependent thymidylate synthase, with the translated sequence MQDGRVIADSISPAGVRLVTLQLTYPRFIHSELLTHRVFSRNSASSRAVPVTKMMAQVEEDPVIPYHWGQNQRGMQARQESEHKEAAKEIWLKTRLAVLEGARQLHELGIHKQVVNRMLEPWMWMQTVVSSTEWENFLRLRNHPDAQPEMQALAKLIQHLLETHEPTPVAVGDWHLPYIDPSEREQYSLEECKYMSVARCARVSYYLRDGQRSDPASDLALYQRLAGAEPKHLSPLEHVAECMGDRQPYANFVGWRQLRYFEERKSAHAPQ
- a CDS encoding Uma2 family endonuclease, whose product is MYAVVSPAKIILPPGSVLRMPGTWQDYCCLRNSRGDGSIPRIKFRRGEILLMSPLPRHGREANIVADVVKILLDSEERNYEAFTPITMEIPEMDGIEPDYCFYIDNWTAAVGKDRIDWQTDPPPDLVIEIDVTTYTVAEDYLLYRVPEVWLFTSTGLSIYALDGQTYVPRSKSRYFPDINLVALMSAVLEEAATQGTGAALRRLRQQFSSQ
- a CDS encoding GGDEF domain-containing protein → MLKKLQQHSSHQLLPTPDGITAFCHLIASWFQVDLVLALTVNEAGDRAQIITTSSATPFPPIELRCPWRDVLPAAAVDLTPLLQKKLPSIFLCYLDRIEQLVYLPCGEPAQWRQGLLLINPQANLLGRVTQQKEYIAALYRQLLADHYRNQQNFLFEVQFQDIFNTVPLGLVLIKGDGTTAMVNAYASDWLQLPPGNHPISLVAQHMKQARQRCDNREELERIFADLGTNANFSAKGECQLGEKTVLIDTHPVQGDGRLGRVWIFSDITDMRQREQALLALAWLDPLTGAYNRRFLLSRVEAYETQAASGQTSLAVMIFDIDYFKRINDTYGHDQGDVVLRTLAARAKQVLEACKDGILVRWGGEEFVLLFFALNEDHAKSVAEKLCAVVRSKPIELGDQQFLAATISLGGTLFRPGEQVISDSIPRADQALYKAKHGGRDRWVWI